The Streptomyces luteogriseus genome includes a window with the following:
- a CDS encoding helix-turn-helix domain-containing protein, with the protein MLLGSQLRRLREARGITREAAGYSIRASESKISRMELGRVSFKTRDVEDLLTLYGITDEQERASLLSLAKEANVAGWWHSYSDVLPSWFPTYVGLEGAASLIRAYEVQFVHGLLQTEAYAHAVVRRGMQGASEADVERRVALRLERQKYLVDERAPDFHIILDEAALRRPYGDREVMRGQLQHLIEISERPNVRLQVVPFSLGGHSGESGAFTILSFPESDLSDVVYLEQLTSALYLDKAEDVAQYEKALKELQSDSPGPSESRDLLRGLLQLS; encoded by the coding sequence ATGCTGCTCGGATCACAACTCAGGCGACTGCGTGAGGCGCGGGGCATCACGCGCGAGGCGGCGGGCTATTCGATCCGCGCCTCCGAGTCGAAGATCAGCCGGATGGAGTTGGGCCGGGTGAGCTTCAAGACCAGAGACGTCGAGGACCTGCTCACCCTGTACGGCATCACGGACGAACAGGAGCGCGCCTCCCTGCTGTCGCTGGCGAAGGAGGCCAACGTCGCCGGGTGGTGGCACAGTTACTCGGACGTGCTGCCCAGCTGGTTCCCGACCTACGTCGGCCTGGAGGGCGCCGCCTCGCTGATCCGGGCGTACGAGGTGCAGTTCGTGCACGGACTGCTGCAGACCGAGGCGTATGCCCACGCGGTGGTCCGGCGGGGCATGCAGGGCGCGAGCGAGGCCGACGTCGAACGGCGCGTGGCGCTGCGTCTGGAGCGGCAGAAGTACCTGGTCGACGAGCGCGCGCCGGACTTCCACATCATCCTGGACGAGGCCGCCCTGCGCCGTCCGTACGGCGACCGCGAGGTGATGCGGGGCCAGCTCCAGCACCTCATCGAGATCTCCGAGCGGCCCAACGTGCGTCTCCAGGTGGTGCCGTTCAGCCTCGGCGGCCACTCCGGCGAAAGTGGCGCGTTCACGATCCTCAGCTTCCCGGAGTCCGACTTGTCGGACGTCGTGTACCTGGAGCAGCTCACCAGCGCGCTGTACCTGGACAAGGCCGAGGACGTCGCCCAGTACGAGAAGGCGCTCAAGGAGCTCCAGAGCGACAGCCCGGGCCCCTCGGAGAGCCGGGACCTTCTGCGGGGGCTCCTCCAGCTCTCCTGA
- a CDS encoding ATP-binding protein: protein MLEPLRQGLPPLDPAAVSDAASCALPARLEAVREARRFTRRTLDQWDMGERFDDVCLVVSELVTNALRHGIPANDVCAGGREAPVRLHLMRWTERLVCAVRDPSHDSPVARETDDFSAESGRGLFLVDSFSDSWGWHPLAGALDGKVVWALFRLPRTGSRTADA, encoded by the coding sequence ATGCTCGAGCCGTTACGGCAGGGCCTTCCGCCGCTGGATCCCGCGGCCGTGTCCGACGCCGCCTCCTGCGCTCTGCCCGCCCGCCTCGAAGCGGTGCGCGAGGCACGCCGGTTCACCCGCAGGACCCTCGACCAGTGGGACATGGGCGAGCGGTTCGACGACGTGTGCCTGGTGGTCTCGGAACTCGTCACCAACGCCCTGCGGCACGGCATCCCGGCGAACGACGTCTGCGCCGGCGGCCGCGAGGCTCCCGTGCGGCTGCACCTGATGCGGTGGACCGAGCGTCTGGTGTGCGCGGTGCGCGACCCCAGTCACGACAGTCCGGTGGCCCGGGAGACCGACGACTTCTCGGCCGAGTCGGGCCGAGGGCTGTTCCTCGTCGACTCCTTCAGCGACAGCTGGGGCTGGCACCCGCTCGCGGGCGCGCTCGACGGCAAGGTGGTCTGGGCGCTGTTCCGGCTGCCCCGGACCGGTTCACGGACGGCCGACGCATAA
- a CDS encoding DUF397 domain-containing protein → MAAAGLHGVAWQKSRHSNSQGSCVEFARLPGGDVAVRNSRFPDGPALVYTRAEIEAMLLGVKDGEFDHLVGG, encoded by the coding sequence ATGGCTGCCGCCGGGCTGCACGGTGTGGCCTGGCAGAAGAGCCGGCACAGCAACTCGCAGGGCTCGTGCGTGGAGTTCGCCCGGCTGCCGGGCGGTGACGTGGCCGTGCGCAACTCGCGCTTCCCCGACGGGCCCGCGCTGGTCTACACCCGTGCGGAGATCGAAGCGATGCTCCTGGGTGTGAAGGACGGCGAGTTCGACCACCTGGTGGGCGGCTGA
- the rpsR gene encoding 30S ribosomal protein S18 — protein MPRKPDRKPAKDRPNPLDQAGITYIDYKDTDLLRKFISDRGKIRSRRVTRVSSQQQRQLAKAIKNAREMALLPYTAR, from the coding sequence ATGCCGCGCAAGCCCGACCGCAAGCCCGCCAAGGACCGGCCCAACCCCCTGGACCAGGCCGGGATCACCTACATCGACTACAAGGACACCGACCTGCTGCGGAAGTTCATCTCGGACCGCGGGAAGATCCGCAGCCGCCGGGTCACGCGGGTGTCGTCCCAGCAGCAGCGGCAGCTGGCCAAGGCGATCAAGAACGCACGGGAGATGGCGCTGCTGCCGTACACCGCCCGCTGA